GGCCTTCGGCCGGCCCACCTTCAGCTCCGTCTTGATCCGGTTCTCAGACGGGATGACCCCCAGCGAGGCCACCAACTCCTGAGCACGGGGGAGAAGATCCATCACCTGAGGCGGGTACGCGGAAACGGTCATCGCGCGACTCCTTCAGCGCTGGTGGGCTTGGCGTAGAGGAAGCGGAAAATGCTCTGCTGAAGCCGCACCAGGTCCGAGCCGGCCGTGATCGGTGGGTAGCCGCGCCGCTCCAGCACCTCCGCCAGGTCGAACAGCAGCCCGTATGTGAACCGGCCGTCGTTCTCCGGAGCGGGCATCGGGTAGGTCTCCATCAGGCGGCCCTCCCCGCAAGCTGGATCGCCGCACGGTGTCGGCCGTAATAGGCCCGCGCCTCGCGGATCACCACGCGCTCGGCCTGCCGCACCTGGTGCCGCGTGATCTCGTCGCCTCCGGTGACCATGAGCCGGATCTCGGCGTCCAGCAGCTTGACCTCCGCCATGATCAGCGGCATTTCCTCCTCCACAGCGGCGAGATCCTCCGCCGTGGGTTCCTGTGAGAACGGGTAGATATGCACACGCACTCCCTGCCGTTAGCTCTCAACTGGCTTGAGCCAGTCAACTGGCTTGAGCCAGTTTGGGCGAGGGAGTGACGTCTGTCAAGAGCTGGCTTGAGCCAGTTGCGGTACGCTGCCGAGAGACGCATCGAGAACAGGCAGGCACCGACCATGAGCGACAAACCCGAGGCTGACACCCGTCTCCCGAGCCGCCGCATCGCCGATGACCTGCGCGCCAGCATCGAGCGCGGCGAGCTGCCGCCCGGCGGCAAGCTGCCCTCAGAACGCGACCTGGCCTCCCGCTATGGCACCGCCCGCAACACGGCACGCGAGGCCATCAGCATCCTTCAGAGCGAAGGCCTGGTCATCGCGCAGCACGGACGCGGCGTCTTCGTGCGCCCACAGACCCCGCTGATGCGCTTGGGCTCCAACCGGTACTCGCGCCGTCTGCGCAGCGAGACCGGCCTGTCCCCGTTCCGCATCGAGGTCACCAAGCAGGGCCGCGTCCCGAAAGCCGAGTGCCGCTCCGTCACGACCGAGCCGCCACCGGCCGACGTGGCAGACCGCCTCGGTATCGACCCGCAGACCCCCGTCATCCGCCGCGAGAACTGGTACTTCGCCGATGACGAACCGGTGCAGGTCGGCGTCACGTACATCCCGGTCGACATCGCCGGCGACTCGCCGCTTGCCTCGGAGAAGAAGCTGGGTAAGGGCAGCATCTACGCCCGCTTCGAAGACCTGGGCTACCCCATCGCGCGCATCCGTGAGGAGATCTCCGCGCGCATGCCGAACCCGGAAGAGATGACCGGCCTGGCGATGCCGCCGGGCGTACCCGTGATCGAGGTGCTGCACACCAGCCTCGACGAACAGCGCAAACCGTTCGAGGTCACCCGCTTCGTCATGCGCGGAGACCTCAACGGCCTCGACTACGAAATGCCGATAGAAGACTGACGGAGGCCGTACGTGAGCCGCAGCAGCCTGGCAAGACTCGCTCTCCTCGCCCTCCTCTGGGGCTCGGGATTCCTCTGGATCAAGCTCGCACTCCGCGGCTTCAGCCCGGTGCAGATCGTGCTCATCCGCCTAGCTCTCGGCGCCATGGTCCTCGCCCCCATCGCGCTGGCGCGCGGCATGCGCATCCCCACCGGCCTGGCGACCTGGACGCACCTCTTCGTGGCGGCGCTGGTCGCCAACGCCATCCCGTACACATTGTTCGGGATCGGCGAACAGACGGTCGGATCGAACGTCGCCGGCGTCATCAACGCCACCACCCCGCTGTGGACCATGCTGGTCGCGTTCCTGGCCGGCACCGACCGGAAAGTGACCCCGCAGCGCGGCGCGGGGCTGGCACTCGGCTTCGCCGGCACGATCCTCATCTTCACCCCATGGGAGTCCGCGTCCGAGATCGCGAGCTGGGGCGGTCTCGCCATCCTGGCCGCATCCGCGAGCTACGGAATTTCCTACGTCTACATGGGCAAGTTCCTGACCAACCGCGGCATCCCACCGCTGATGCTCTCCGCATCCCAACTCGCCGCGGGCACAGCGATCATGGTGGTCGCGCTGCCGTTCGGCGGACTCACCGCTCCAGATTGGCGGCTGGACGCGGTACTCAGCCTGCTCATCCTCGGCATCCTGGGCACCGGCGTCGCTTACGTCCTGAACTACCGGCTCATCGGCGACGAAGGCCCCACCGCAGCCTCCACCACGACGTATCTGCTCCCCGTGGTCGCCGTCATTCTGGGAGCGCTCGTGGTCAACGAGGCGATCACCGTACCCATGATCGGGGGAATGATTCTGGTCCTCGGTGGCGTCGCCCTGGTCCAGCGCCGCACGCGCCGGAACGCGTCGAAGCCGACCCCCGACCCAGTCAAGAATGAGGCCCGG
This genomic window from Catenuloplanes niger contains:
- a CDS encoding DUF6284 family protein, whose amino-acid sequence is MHIYPFSQEPTAEDLAAVEEEMPLIMAEVKLLDAEIRLMVTGGDEITRHQVRQAERVVIREARAYYGRHRAAIQLAGRAA
- a CDS encoding GntR family transcriptional regulator, with the protein product MSDKPEADTRLPSRRIADDLRASIERGELPPGGKLPSERDLASRYGTARNTAREAISILQSEGLVIAQHGRGVFVRPQTPLMRLGSNRYSRRLRSETGLSPFRIEVTKQGRVPKAECRSVTTEPPPADVADRLGIDPQTPVIRRENWYFADDEPVQVGVTYIPVDIAGDSPLASEKKLGKGSIYARFEDLGYPIARIREEISARMPNPEEMTGLAMPPGVPVIEVLHTSLDEQRKPFEVTRFVMRGDLNGLDYEMPIED
- a CDS encoding DMT family transporter; protein product: MSRSSLARLALLALLWGSGFLWIKLALRGFSPVQIVLIRLALGAMVLAPIALARGMRIPTGLATWTHLFVAALVANAIPYTLFGIGEQTVGSNVAGVINATTPLWTMLVAFLAGTDRKVTPQRGAGLALGFAGTILIFTPWESASEIASWGGLAILAASASYGISYVYMGKFLTNRGIPPLMLSASQLAAGTAIMVVALPFGGLTAPDWRLDAVLSLLILGILGTGVAYVLNYRLIGDEGPTAASTTTYLLPVVAVILGALVVNEAITVPMIGGMILVLGGVALVQRRTRRNASKPTPDPVKNEAR